In Gemmatimonadota bacterium, the following are encoded in one genomic region:
- the fbp gene encoding class 1 fructose-bisphosphatase, which yields MVKHTATSVVTIERFIIEQERMFPEATGSLSAILYDIALAAKMIASKVRRAGLVDILGAMDTQNVQGEIQQKLDVFANETIIKAMDHTGRLCAMASEEEPDIINIPEQFKCGNYVLLFDPLDGSSNIDVNVPVGTIFSVMRKITRGPHGEMEDMLQPGRRQVAAGYIIYGSSTMLVYTTGQGVHGFTLDPSIGEFLLSHVDIKIPTRGRYLSTNDSYEQYWSDNVKALMRRYRGLDGEQKAMSVRYVGSLVADFHRNLLGGGVFAYPANTQSPRGKLRLLYEANPLAFIAKEAGGAAIDGVQDILDVQPTELHQRTPLYIGSRDDINTARELLARELAAVG from the coding sequence GTGGTCAAGCACACCGCCACCTCCGTCGTCACGATCGAGCGGTTCATCATCGAGCAGGAGAGGATGTTTCCCGAAGCGACGGGTTCTCTCTCTGCCATCCTCTACGACATCGCGCTCGCCGCGAAGATGATCGCCAGCAAGGTGCGTCGCGCCGGACTGGTCGACATCCTCGGCGCGATGGACACGCAAAACGTCCAAGGGGAGATCCAGCAGAAGCTCGACGTCTTCGCCAATGAGACCATCATCAAGGCGATGGATCATACGGGGCGGTTGTGCGCGATGGCGTCGGAAGAGGAGCCCGACATCATCAACATTCCCGAGCAGTTCAAGTGCGGGAATTACGTCCTCCTCTTCGATCCGCTCGACGGATCGTCCAACATCGACGTCAACGTGCCGGTCGGGACGATCTTCTCGGTCATGCGGAAGATCACCCGCGGGCCGCACGGCGAGATGGAGGACATGCTGCAGCCGGGGCGCCGCCAGGTGGCGGCGGGGTACATCATCTACGGCTCCAGCACGATGCTCGTCTACACCACCGGTCAGGGGGTGCACGGCTTCACGCTCGACCCGTCGATCGGCGAGTTCCTCCTGTCGCACGTCGACATCAAGATCCCAACGCGTGGCCGCTACCTGTCGACCAACGACTCCTACGAGCAGTACTGGAGCGACAACGTGAAGGCGCTCATGCGGCGCTATCGCGGGCTCGATGGCGAACAGAAGGCAATGAGCGTGCGCTACGTGGGCTCCCTGGTGGCCGACTTCCATCGCAACCTGCTCGGCGGCGGCGTCTTCGCCTATCCGGCCAACACGCAGTCCCCCCGCGGCAAGCTGCGCCTGCTGTACGAGGCCAACCCGCTCGCCTTCATCGCCAAGGAGGCGGGGGGCGCGGCGATCGACGGCGTGCAGGACATTCTCGACGTCCAGCCCACCGAGTTGCATCAGCGCACACCGCTGTACATCGGCAGTCGCGACGACATCAACACCGCCCGCGAGCTGCTCGCGCGCGAACTCGCGGCCGTCGGCTAG
- a CDS encoding late competence development ComFB family protein, whose product MHNALEEVVGEVFEQLAQRHAHFRTCAQCRDDVITHTLNQARPRYISGSLIGSAVTRVALSHGQARAELAVLVLDAMRRVTARPRHPRPTAAEELAPG is encoded by the coding sequence ATGCACAACGCTCTCGAAGAGGTCGTGGGGGAGGTCTTCGAGCAGTTGGCGCAGCGGCATGCGCACTTTCGTACCTGTGCGCAATGCCGTGATGACGTCATCACGCATACGCTGAATCAAGCTCGTCCCAGGTACATCAGCGGGTCGCTGATCGGCTCAGCGGTCACGCGCGTGGCGCTGTCGCACGGACAGGCGCGGGCCGAACTGGCCGTGCTCGTCCTCGATGCCATGCGCCGGGTGACCGCGCGCCCGCGCCACCCCCGTCCCACTGCGGCGGAGGAGCTCGCGCCGGGCTAA
- a CDS encoding zinc ribbon domain-containing protein, which yields MPTYEFRCPDGSIIERIFKISEVPSEIPAPDGSGMAVRIISGGAALIFKGSGFYITDYGKDGKKDQRAASSPSESGSSSGKSESKGDSKSESKGDSKSESKSESKGESKPTGGSAGSGGTSSAPSSSAPSKPSSSE from the coding sequence ATGCCGACTTACGAGTTCCGCTGCCCCGACGGCTCGATCATCGAGCGCATCTTCAAGATCTCCGAAGTCCCGAGCGAGATTCCGGCTCCGGACGGCTCCGGGATGGCCGTGCGCATCATCTCGGGTGGGGCCGCGCTGATCTTCAAGGGCTCTGGCTTCTACATCACCGACTACGGCAAGGACGGCAAGAAGGACCAGCGCGCCGCATCCAGCCCGAGCGAGAGTGGGAGTTCGTCGGGCAAGAGCGAGAGCAAAGGTGACAGCAAGAGCGAGAGCAAGGGCGACAGCAAGTCCGAGAGCAAGTCCGAGAGCAAAGGCGAGAGCAAGCCGACCGGCGGAAGTGCCGGGAGTGGCGGCACGAGTAGCGCTCCCTCGTCGTCGGCGCCGTCCAAGCCGAGCAGCAGCGAATGA
- a CDS encoding DNA internalization-related competence protein ComEC/Rec2, with translation MPLVTWTFVAYAAGLALGFGGVAVAAGLAAILAAVALGVARRWVLAVSAFAMAGGAVVAELTRRDDEACRLAVRRTGRAIVELRTALAPGRAARAVGAQPGCGVRARVRVRAGSFAAGSRVAVQGDFAWRGGALDVADARVQLLRPPGRLARWRARTGARIDALYGADAPLARALLLADADDIDRALRDRFADAGIIHMLSVSGLHVGIIAGAVRTLVVGARARLLAADLLSLGVTIAFVAFIGAPPPAVRSGAMLVLGVVARVRQRPTSPWGIWAASCAFPLWEPRVVLDLGWQLSVAGMAGLLASGTLVRRATRRLQGWRRTVVSSMVATSVASAATAPLVAWVFGRVSLAAVVTNVVAAPLFGVAQPLLFASLVALPLWGVARLLAEAARSALWLIDRVAWGGAALPLAAVRAEPDATTALLLGVGAVAGGVALTGRWWRRPALVSLGALAAATWWPSLRPGPGRLELHVIDVGQGDALAVRSPRGRWLLVDAGGGWQGGDAAASIVWPYLRRHGGDVVYLSMSHPHLDHIGGMATLLARAAADTLWDGAYVSGNAVYRDVLRTARGLGRPWRRVAAGDSVAFDGVMVTVLAPDSSWLAGLARAGEVNEASVVLQLRFGRRRFLLTGDAEGGEEAWMVARYGASLASDVLKVGHHGSVTSTTPDFLNLVRPRVALVSVGSGNRYGHPSQRVLQALDESGAYLLRTDDDGTIVVSTDGKDLEVRANGGRWRDVVRGR, from the coding sequence ATGCCCCTCGTCACCTGGACGTTCGTGGCCTATGCCGCCGGTCTCGCCCTGGGATTCGGCGGCGTCGCCGTCGCGGCGGGGCTCGCGGCGATTCTCGCGGCCGTCGCCCTCGGCGTGGCCCGGCGGTGGGTCCTGGCGGTGTCGGCGTTCGCGATGGCAGGAGGGGCGGTGGTGGCCGAGCTGACGCGACGTGACGACGAGGCGTGCCGCCTGGCCGTTCGGCGGACGGGGCGGGCGATCGTCGAGCTGCGCACGGCGCTGGCCCCCGGACGTGCGGCGCGGGCGGTGGGTGCGCAGCCGGGATGCGGGGTTCGCGCGCGCGTGCGTGTGCGAGCCGGGTCGTTCGCCGCCGGGAGTCGCGTGGCGGTGCAGGGCGACTTCGCCTGGCGCGGTGGGGCGCTCGACGTCGCCGATGCGCGCGTGCAGCTGCTGCGCCCTCCGGGACGCCTCGCCCGCTGGCGTGCGCGGACCGGTGCGCGCATCGATGCGCTGTACGGCGCCGATGCGCCGCTGGCGCGCGCCCTCCTCCTGGCCGACGCCGACGACATCGACCGGGCGCTCCGGGATCGTTTTGCCGACGCCGGGATCATCCACATGCTCTCGGTCTCGGGGCTTCACGTGGGGATCATCGCCGGGGCGGTGCGCACGCTCGTCGTGGGGGCGCGTGCGCGCCTGCTGGCCGCCGATCTTCTGTCGTTAGGTGTGACGATCGCCTTCGTCGCCTTCATCGGCGCCCCGCCTCCGGCCGTGCGGTCAGGGGCCATGCTCGTCCTCGGGGTGGTCGCGCGCGTGCGGCAACGCCCGACGTCACCGTGGGGGATCTGGGCCGCGTCGTGCGCGTTCCCCCTGTGGGAGCCGCGCGTGGTCCTCGATCTGGGCTGGCAGCTGAGCGTGGCCGGGATGGCCGGCCTCCTGGCGAGTGGGACGCTGGTGCGGCGCGCGACGCGGCGACTCCAGGGGTGGCGTCGCACCGTGGTCTCCTCCATGGTCGCCACGAGTGTGGCGTCGGCCGCGACGGCGCCGCTGGTGGCGTGGGTGTTCGGGCGCGTCAGCCTCGCCGCGGTCGTGACCAACGTGGTGGCGGCTCCGCTCTTCGGCGTCGCGCAGCCACTCCTCTTTGCCTCACTCGTGGCGCTCCCGCTCTGGGGCGTCGCGCGCCTCCTCGCCGAGGCGGCGCGGAGCGCGCTCTGGCTCATCGATCGGGTGGCGTGGGGCGGGGCGGCGCTGCCGCTGGCGGCGGTGCGCGCCGAGCCCGATGCGACGACGGCGTTGCTCCTGGGCGTGGGGGCGGTGGCAGGGGGCGTGGCGCTCACCGGGCGATGGTGGCGGCGGCCGGCGCTGGTGTCGTTAGGCGCGCTGGCCGCCGCCACCTGGTGGCCGTCGCTCCGTCCCGGCCCTGGTCGGCTCGAGCTGCACGTGATCGACGTGGGGCAGGGCGATGCGCTCGCCGTGCGCTCGCCGCGCGGCCGCTGGTTGCTCGTCGACGCGGGCGGCGGATGGCAGGGGGGAGACGCGGCGGCCTCGATCGTCTGGCCGTACCTCCGGCGCCATGGCGGCGATGTGGTGTATCTCTCGATGTCGCATCCGCACCTGGACCACATCGGCGGCATGGCGACGCTGCTCGCGCGTGCCGCCGCCGACACCCTCTGGGATGGCGCGTACGTATCCGGAAACGCGGTGTATCGCGACGTGCTGCGGACGGCGCGCGGATTGGGGCGCCCCTGGCGACGGGTTGCGGCTGGCGACAGCGTCGCCTTCGATGGTGTGATGGTCACGGTGCTCGCCCCGGATTCGTCGTGGCTCGCCGGGCTGGCGCGCGCGGGGGAGGTCAACGAGGCGAGCGTCGTGCTGCAGCTGCGGTTCGGGCGTCGGCGATTCCTGCTCACGGGAGACGCCGAGGGGGGGGAGGAGGCGTGGATGGTGGCGCGTTATGGTGCGTCGCTGGCGAGCGACGTGCTCAAGGTGGGGCATCACGGGAGCGTCACGAGTACGACACCTGACTTCCTGAATCTGGTTCGTCCGCGTGTGGCCCTCGTCTCGGTCGGCAGTGGGAATCGCTATGGTCATCCCTCTCAACGAGTGTTGCAGGCGCTCGACGAGAGCGGGGCGTACCTGTTGCGCACCGACGACGACGGGACGATCGTCGTGTCCACCGACGGCAAGGACCTCGAGGTTCGGGCGAACGGGGGGCGATGGCGTGATGTGGTGCGAGGACGTTGA
- the miaB gene encoding tRNA (N6-isopentenyl adenosine(37)-C2)-methylthiotransferase MiaB produces MTHDARATVFIETYGCQMNVSDSELMLGSLVAAGYAPVDTPELADVILLNTCAIRDHAEQRVIGRLGELKRSMKAGSIVGVTGCMAQRLGPQLLDKARHVSLVIGPDGYRALPELVGKARQGERAVQTSFDLEEHYEDFAPRRFDKVKAWIPVQRGCDYRCTYCIVPFTRGSERSRRLDDVVREAEQVVSEGISEITLLGQTVNSYHDGDHGFAELLRAVGAVPGVRRLRFTSPHPNDFSDAVIDAMAEVPAVCEHVHLPMQSGSTSMLKRMLRRYTREEYLACVDTLRARIPGIGITTDIIVGFPGETDAEFEETLSAVQAVGFDDAFTFKFSPRDGTPATRMPEEWTVPDAVSAERLGRLIEAVRAGARARNLRMLGERREVLVEKPAKRGELLQARSRDYKTVLLPGDESLVGRYLTVELTGTTGSTFTGTVVQERSPLPVAS; encoded by the coding sequence ATGACCCACGACGCACGTGCCACGGTCTTCATCGAGACCTACGGCTGCCAGATGAACGTGAGCGACTCCGAGCTGATGCTCGGCTCGCTCGTCGCGGCCGGGTATGCCCCCGTCGACACCCCGGAACTGGCCGACGTCATCCTCCTCAACACCTGCGCCATCCGCGACCATGCGGAGCAGCGGGTGATTGGTCGTTTGGGTGAGCTCAAGCGCTCCATGAAGGCGGGGAGCATCGTGGGGGTGACGGGGTGCATGGCGCAACGCCTTGGGCCGCAGCTCCTCGACAAGGCGCGACACGTGAGCCTCGTCATCGGGCCCGATGGCTATCGTGCCCTCCCCGAGCTGGTGGGAAAGGCGCGTCAGGGCGAACGCGCGGTCCAGACGTCGTTCGACCTCGAGGAGCACTACGAGGACTTCGCCCCGCGCCGCTTCGACAAGGTCAAGGCGTGGATCCCCGTGCAGCGCGGCTGCGACTACCGGTGTACCTACTGCATCGTCCCGTTTACCCGCGGCTCCGAGCGCAGCCGCCGGCTCGACGACGTGGTGCGGGAGGCAGAACAGGTCGTGAGCGAGGGGATCAGCGAGATCACGCTCCTGGGCCAGACCGTCAACTCCTACCATGATGGGGATCACGGTTTCGCCGAGCTGCTGCGCGCGGTTGGAGCGGTCCCCGGGGTCCGTCGCCTGCGCTTCACGTCGCCGCACCCGAACGACTTCAGTGACGCGGTGATCGACGCGATGGCGGAGGTCCCCGCCGTCTGTGAACACGTGCACCTGCCGATGCAATCTGGCTCGACGAGCATGCTCAAGCGGATGCTGCGGCGCTACACGCGCGAGGAGTACCTCGCCTGCGTCGACACGTTGCGCGCCCGTATCCCGGGGATCGGGATCACCACCGACATCATCGTCGGCTTCCCTGGGGAGACGGACGCGGAGTTCGAGGAGACGCTCTCTGCGGTGCAGGCCGTCGGCTTCGACGACGCGTTCACCTTCAAGTTCTCGCCGCGCGACGGCACTCCGGCGACGCGCATGCCCGAGGAGTGGACGGTCCCCGACGCGGTGTCGGCCGAGCGATTGGGACGCTTGATCGAGGCGGTCCGCGCCGGCGCCCGCGCGAGGAACTTGCGAATGCTGGGAGAGCGTCGCGAGGTGCTGGTCGAGAAGCCCGCCAAGCGCGGCGAGCTGCTGCAGGCGCGTTCGCGCGACTACAAGACGGTGCTGCTCCCCGGAGACGAGTCGTTGGTCGGGCGCTACCTGACCGTCGAACTCACGGGCACGACTGGCTCGACGTTCACGGGGACGGTGGTGCAGGAGCGCTCCCCCCTTCCGGTGGCGTCCTAG